Proteins from a single region of Aquipuribacter sp. SD81:
- a CDS encoding YccF domain-containing protein, producing MALVLNVLWFFFAGLATAFSYVLAGVLACLLVVTIPFGVACFRLAGYALWPFGRTVVERPTAGVVTALGNVLWFVLIGWWLALSQVVYAVGLMLTIIGIPFGIATLRLALLSFNPLGKEVVSSAEARGRYVPVVR from the coding sequence GTGGCGCTCGTCCTCAACGTCCTGTGGTTCTTCTTCGCCGGTCTCGCGACGGCGTTCTCCTACGTCCTCGCGGGCGTCCTCGCCTGCCTGCTCGTCGTCACCATCCCGTTCGGCGTCGCCTGCTTCCGGCTCGCGGGCTACGCGCTGTGGCCGTTCGGGCGGACCGTCGTCGAGCGGCCGACGGCCGGCGTGGTGACGGCGCTCGGCAACGTGCTGTGGTTCGTGCTCATCGGCTGGTGGCTCGCCCTGTCGCAGGTCGTCTACGCGGTCGGGCTCATGCTCACGATCATCGGCATCCCGTTCGGCATCGCGACGCTCAGGCTCGCGCTGCTGTCGTTCAACCCGCTCGGCAAGGAGGTCGTGAGCAGCGCCGAGGCGCGCGGGCGCTACGTCCCGGTCGTGCGCTGA
- a CDS encoding PHP domain-containing protein, which yields MGHHHPHDHDDAPGHPHPHGHPHGHPHGHPHEVDETTAAAVDTSVPDAELSPTQLSRRNLLRAAGVVGSAAAVGVGGASGAVPAAAATAPGRPTPPARVTGWLAGDHHIHTHYSADAIYTVADQAQHAKAYGLDWIVITDHGGATHARIGVDVVNPDIRRARAETDLLVFQGLEWNIPSAEHGTVFVAPGDNEVAVLKEFETEYDGSVRGSTAATEALAVAGVQYLGAQVDSRRIDDALFLANHPARQGIDSPHEIRNWRDADPRIAVGMEGAPGHQAAGLPYGAASGRGFYTNAGTRADRFLPYPPESYRTWGGFDWMTATVGGLWDSLLAEGKPWWISANSDSHFNFAATAQRGPGSDFNANGRYDDPVYLGDIDLTAGDYWPGQYSRTVVGTTGGDYLDVMAGLRAGRVWVDHGRLVRGVEVVVRRRGGGGPEYPLGSVATVNSRVRLEVVVRVQLQDLPNWAQFTPQLNRVDLIRGTVTGAVADRDTFVAPDTRVVRQWDTSGRTGVVELVEPLPLPEEPFYLRVRGTDGNFGQPGFLGAAVDPAGPRLDVVGDADPWEDLWFYTNPIWVLPAR from the coding sequence GTGGGCCACCACCACCCGCACGACCACGACGACGCGCCCGGTCACCCGCACCCGCACGGCCACCCGCACGGCCACCCGCACGGCCACCCGCACGAGGTCGACGAGACGACCGCGGCCGCCGTCGACACCTCGGTGCCCGACGCCGAGCTCAGCCCCACCCAGCTGTCCCGCCGCAACCTGCTGCGCGCCGCGGGCGTCGTCGGCTCGGCCGCGGCGGTCGGGGTGGGTGGCGCGAGCGGCGCGGTGCCCGCGGCCGCCGCCACCGCGCCGGGGCGCCCGACCCCGCCGGCCCGCGTCACGGGCTGGCTCGCCGGAGACCACCACATCCACACGCATTACAGCGCGGACGCCATCTACACCGTCGCGGACCAGGCGCAGCACGCGAAGGCGTACGGGCTGGACTGGATCGTCATCACCGACCACGGGGGTGCGACCCACGCCCGCATCGGCGTCGACGTCGTCAACCCCGACATCCGCCGGGCCCGCGCCGAGACCGACCTCCTCGTGTTCCAGGGCCTGGAGTGGAACATCCCCTCCGCGGAGCACGGCACGGTCTTCGTCGCCCCCGGCGACAACGAGGTCGCGGTCCTCAAGGAGTTCGAGACCGAGTACGACGGCAGCGTCCGCGGGTCCACCGCCGCGACGGAGGCCCTCGCGGTCGCGGGGGTGCAGTACCTGGGCGCGCAGGTCGACTCCCGCCGCATCGACGACGCGCTGTTCCTCGCCAACCACCCCGCGCGACAGGGCATCGACAGCCCTCACGAGATCCGCAACTGGCGCGACGCAGACCCCCGCATCGCCGTCGGCATGGAGGGCGCCCCCGGCCACCAGGCGGCCGGGCTCCCCTACGGCGCGGCGTCCGGCCGCGGCTTCTACACGAACGCCGGCACCCGGGCCGACCGCTTCCTGCCGTACCCGCCGGAGTCGTACCGCACGTGGGGCGGCTTCGACTGGATGACGGCGACCGTCGGCGGGCTCTGGGACTCCCTGCTCGCCGAGGGCAAGCCCTGGTGGATCAGCGCGAACTCCGACAGCCACTTCAACTTCGCCGCGACCGCGCAGCGGGGCCCGGGCTCGGACTTCAACGCCAACGGCCGCTACGACGACCCCGTGTACCTCGGCGACATCGACCTGACGGCCGGCGACTACTGGCCGGGGCAGTACTCGCGGACGGTCGTCGGCACCACCGGCGGTGACTACCTCGACGTCATGGCGGGCCTGCGCGCCGGACGCGTGTGGGTGGACCACGGCCGCCTCGTCAGGGGCGTCGAGGTGGTCGTCCGCCGTCGTGGCGGCGGTGGCCCGGAGTACCCCCTGGGTTCCGTGGCGACGGTCAACTCGCGGGTGCGCCTCGAGGTGGTCGTACGGGTCCAGCTGCAGGACCTGCCGAACTGGGCGCAGTTCACACCGCAGCTCAACCGGGTCGACCTCATCCGCGGCACGGTCACCGGGGCGGTGGCGGACCGCGACACCTTCGTCGCGCCCGACACGCGCGTCGTGCGCCAGTGGGACACCTCGGGCCGGACCGGGGTCGTCGAGCTGGTCGAGCCGCTGCCCCTGCCGGAGGAGCCCTTCTACCTCCGGGTCCGCGGCACGGACGGCAACTTCGGCCAGCCGGGCTTCCTCGGTGCGGCCGTCGACCCGGCGGGCCCCAGGCTCGACGTGGTCGGCGACGCCGACCCGTGGGAGGACCTGTGGTTCTACACGAACCCGATCTGGGTCCTCCCGGCCCGCTGA
- a CDS encoding nitroreductase family protein, whose product MELSEAVRRRRMVRTYDPDRPVPDDVLVRLVRLAVRAPSAGHSQGLDLLVLRGEPLARFWEATTGRPEGGHVPDRWLRGMRSAPVCVLVLSDPQRYLDRYAEPDKGRTDRDPAAWPVPYWDVDAGMAAMLLLLGAVDEGLGACFFGVPPDRHEAVRAVFDVPGDRRLVGVVSLGAPAPDRRSPSLRRGRRPVAEVVHDGRFGVAPGWLA is encoded by the coding sequence GTGGAGCTGAGCGAGGCGGTCCGTCGACGGCGGATGGTGCGGACGTACGACCCGGACCGTCCGGTCCCCGACGACGTCCTCGTCCGGCTCGTGCGGCTCGCGGTGCGGGCGCCGTCGGCCGGTCACAGCCAGGGCCTCGACCTGCTGGTGCTGCGGGGCGAGCCCCTCGCGCGCTTCTGGGAGGCGACGACCGGGCGGCCGGAGGGCGGGCACGTCCCGGACCGCTGGCTGCGCGGCATGCGCAGCGCCCCGGTGTGCGTGCTCGTGCTGTCGGACCCGCAGCGCTACCTCGACCGCTACGCCGAGCCCGACAAGGGTCGGACGGACCGGGACCCGGCCGCGTGGCCCGTGCCGTACTGGGACGTCGACGCAGGGATGGCGGCGATGCTCCTGCTGCTCGGGGCCGTCGACGAGGGGCTCGGCGCGTGCTTCTTCGGCGTCCCGCCCGACCGCCACGAGGCCGTCCGAGCGGTGTTCGACGTGCCGGGGGACCGCCGTCTCGTCGGTGTGGTGAGCCTCGGGGCGCCCGCGCCCGACCGCCGCTCCCCGTCGCTGCGTCGTGGCCGCAGGCCCGTGGCGGAGGTCGTGCACGACGGGCGCTTCGGGGTCGCGCCGGGGTGGCTCGCGTGA
- a CDS encoding DUF7144 family membrane protein: MSVSDAAPDRVVRGWLTFAAALLLVQGVVHVMTGLSAVAAGDVAVAGPVSVVLLDVTSWGWLHAVTGVAQVLTGAGVAVQATWARYAAVYLVLFGLLAHVLFMPFYPVLSLLGIALGVVVLWALLVAVQDPSRAAA; this comes from the coding sequence GTGAGCGTGTCGGACGCCGCGCCGGACCGGGTCGTCCGCGGCTGGCTCACCTTCGCCGCGGCCCTGCTCCTCGTCCAGGGCGTGGTCCACGTCATGACGGGTCTGTCGGCGGTCGCGGCGGGCGACGTGGCCGTCGCCGGACCCGTGTCGGTGGTCCTGCTCGACGTCACCTCGTGGGGGTGGCTGCACGCCGTCACCGGCGTGGCCCAGGTGCTGACGGGCGCCGGGGTGGCCGTGCAGGCGACGTGGGCCCGGTACGCCGCGGTCTACCTGGTGCTCTTCGGGCTGCTCGCGCACGTGCTGTTCATGCCGTTCTACCCGGTGCTGTCCCTGCTCGGCATCGCGCTCGGGGTGGTCGTGCTGTGGGCGCTGCTGGTGGCGGTCCAGGACCCGTCACGAGCAGCCGCGTGA
- a CDS encoding molybdopterin-dependent oxidoreductase gives MTTSSSRPRRGAHPRVRGAVAGLGAAALLLGTAHLVAAVVGRGSDPFLAVGDAVVRLSPPALTSAAIETFGSYDKVVLLAGVAVVLVAVAAASGAVAVSRLAVGAAVPVLLVLAALVAVLSAPGAGPLDVLPTVAGTLVAVPVFVLLVRAARAARAPSDDADVPAPAVSRRRFVGLAGAVAAVAAGLAGAGTAVASAVRDAVASREGLRLPAAAEPVGEVPAGARLVDTVPFRTPVDELYRVDTALTVPQVRAEDWRLRVHGLVDRPLELDWDSLTRTYEVVEREITLVCVSNPVGGELAGNVVWTGVRLADVLADAGVDPTADMLLSTSVDGWSASTPLEALLGDEDALLAFGIDRRPLPFEHGFPVRMVVPGLYGYVSATKWVVDLEVTRFADDEAYWTPRGYAAEAPVKTASRIDVPASFAQLEAGPVVVAGTAWHPALGIDRVEVRVDGGEWAEAELGDVPSVLTWRQWRWEWDASPGQHRLEVRATDAAGDTQTDERAEVAPDGATGWHSVAVTVT, from the coding sequence GTGACCACCTCGAGCAGCCGCCCCCGCCGCGGGGCGCACCCCCGCGTCCGCGGGGCCGTCGCCGGCCTCGGGGCCGCGGCGCTGCTGCTCGGGACCGCGCACCTGGTCGCCGCGGTCGTCGGCCGCGGGTCGGACCCCTTCCTCGCCGTCGGCGACGCCGTCGTACGGCTCTCCCCGCCCGCGCTCACGAGCGCGGCCATCGAGACCTTCGGCAGCTACGACAAGGTCGTGCTGCTCGCCGGCGTCGCCGTGGTCCTCGTCGCGGTCGCCGCCGCGTCCGGGGCCGTGGCGGTCTCCCGCCTCGCCGTGGGGGCCGCCGTCCCCGTCCTCCTCGTGCTGGCGGCGCTCGTCGCCGTCCTGTCGGCCCCCGGCGCCGGCCCGCTCGACGTGCTCCCGACCGTCGCCGGGACCCTCGTGGCCGTCCCGGTGTTCGTCCTCCTGGTCCGCGCCGCGCGGGCCGCCCGCGCGCCGTCGGACGACGCCGACGTGCCCGCCCCCGCGGTCTCGCGCCGCCGCTTCGTCGGGCTGGCCGGTGCGGTCGCCGCGGTCGCGGCCGGGCTGGCCGGCGCGGGGACCGCGGTCGCCTCCGCCGTGCGCGATGCCGTCGCGTCGCGGGAGGGACTGAGGCTGCCCGCCGCCGCCGAGCCCGTCGGCGAGGTGCCCGCCGGGGCGCGGCTCGTCGACACCGTCCCCTTCCGTACGCCCGTCGACGAGCTGTACCGCGTCGACACCGCCCTCACCGTGCCGCAGGTGCGGGCCGAGGACTGGCGGCTCCGCGTGCACGGGCTGGTCGACCGCCCGCTCGAGCTGGACTGGGACAGCCTCACCCGCACCTACGAGGTCGTCGAGCGCGAGATCACCCTCGTGTGCGTCTCGAACCCGGTGGGCGGGGAGCTCGCCGGCAACGTCGTGTGGACCGGGGTCCGCCTCGCCGACGTGCTCGCGGACGCGGGCGTCGACCCGACGGCCGACATGCTGCTGTCCACCTCGGTGGACGGCTGGAGCGCGTCGACCCCGCTGGAGGCCCTGCTCGGCGACGAGGACGCGCTGCTCGCCTTCGGCATCGACCGGCGGCCGCTGCCGTTCGAGCACGGTTTCCCCGTCCGCATGGTCGTGCCGGGCCTGTACGGCTACGTCTCGGCGACCAAGTGGGTCGTGGACCTCGAGGTGACGCGCTTCGCCGACGACGAGGCCTACTGGACGCCGCGCGGCTACGCCGCGGAGGCGCCGGTGAAGACCGCCTCCCGCATCGACGTGCCGGCGTCCTTCGCGCAGCTCGAGGCGGGCCCCGTGGTCGTCGCCGGCACGGCGTGGCACCCGGCGCTCGGCATCGACCGGGTCGAGGTCCGCGTCGACGGCGGCGAGTGGGCCGAGGCCGAGCTCGGCGACGTGCCGAGCGTCCTGACGTGGCGGCAGTGGCGCTGGGAGTGGGACGCCTCGCCCGGCCAGCACCGCCTCGAGGTCCGCGCGACCGACGCCGCGGGCGACACCCAGACCGACGAGCGTGCCGAGGTCGCCCCCGACGGGGCGACGGGCTGGCACTCCGTCGCGGTGACGGTCACCTGA
- a CDS encoding alpha/beta fold hydrolase produces MTRRTGSGLLDVGDGHRLWWETVGPADGSPVVWLHGGPGSGTGPGARRLLDPSRHLGVLLDQRGSGRSLAPRDPAAPDDPVLTDLSANTTDHLVADLERLREHVGVDRWVVAGGSWGSTLGLVYAQRHPERVRALVLGPVTDGSWDDIAWITRDVGRVWPREWEALAALVPDADLGDPLAVPAAYARLLADPDPAVRAEAARAWCAWEDTHVSLAPGWAPSARYADPAFRLRFARLVTHYWGHGCFLRDREVLDGMPALRGVPGLLVHGRLDVSGPLSTAWRLHRAWPGSELVVLDDTGHGGPSMREAVRQALRRT; encoded by the coding sequence GTGACCCGTCGCACGGGCTCGGGCCTGCTCGACGTCGGGGACGGGCACCGGCTGTGGTGGGAGACCGTCGGTCCGGCCGACGGGTCCCCGGTCGTGTGGCTGCACGGCGGCCCCGGCAGCGGGACGGGTCCGGGCGCCCGGCGGCTGCTCGACCCGTCGCGGCACCTCGGCGTGCTCCTCGACCAGCGCGGGTCCGGCCGCAGCCTCGCGCCACGCGACCCCGCGGCCCCCGACGACCCGGTCCTCACCGACCTGTCGGCGAACACCACCGACCACCTCGTCGCCGACCTCGAGCGGCTGCGGGAGCACGTGGGTGTCGACCGGTGGGTCGTCGCCGGCGGGTCGTGGGGCTCCACGCTCGGCCTCGTCTACGCCCAGCGTCACCCCGAGCGCGTGCGGGCGCTCGTGCTCGGTCCCGTCACCGACGGCTCGTGGGACGACATCGCGTGGATCACCCGGGACGTGGGCCGCGTCTGGCCCCGCGAGTGGGAGGCGCTGGCCGCGCTCGTGCCGGACGCTGACCTCGGCGACCCGCTCGCCGTTCCCGCCGCCTACGCGCGCCTGCTCGCCGACCCCGACCCCGCCGTCCGCGCCGAGGCGGCCCGGGCGTGGTGCGCGTGGGAGGACACCCACGTGAGCCTGGCCCCGGGGTGGGCACCGTCCGCGCGGTACGCCGACCCGGCGTTCCGGCTGCGCTTCGCGCGCCTCGTCACGCACTACTGGGGCCACGGCTGCTTCCTGCGCGACCGCGAGGTGCTCGACGGCATGCCGGCCCTCCGCGGGGTCCCCGGGTTGCTGGTCCACGGCCGGCTCGACGTGTCCGGGCCGCTGTCGACCGCGTGGCGGCTGCACCGCGCGTGGCCGGGCAGCGAGCTCGTGGTGCTCGACGACACCGGTCACGGGGGGCCGTCGATGCGCGAGGCGGTGCGGCAGGCGCTGCGCCGCACGTGA
- a CDS encoding DUF952 domain-containing protein encodes MRPIYHLTEPALWDEALEAGAYEGSTRGAALAEVGVVHCSFAHQVDAVAAAVYDDREDDLLLLRIDPSRLVSEVREEDLDGLGQAFPHVYGPVPVQAVDQVRRMVRVAGRWRLQ; translated from the coding sequence GTGCGGCCGATCTACCACCTCACCGAACCGGCCCTGTGGGACGAGGCTCTCGAGGCCGGTGCGTACGAGGGCTCGACGCGGGGCGCGGCCCTCGCCGAGGTCGGCGTCGTCCACTGCTCGTTCGCCCACCAGGTCGACGCGGTCGCCGCCGCCGTCTACGACGACCGGGAGGACGACCTGCTGCTGCTGCGCATCGACCCGTCGCGACTGGTGTCGGAGGTCCGTGAGGAGGACCTCGACGGCCTCGGGCAGGCGTTCCCCCACGTGTACGGCCCCGTGCCCGTGCAGGCGGTCGACCAGGTGAGGCGCATGGTCCGCGTGGCCGGCCGGTGGCGCCTGCAGTAG
- a CDS encoding thioredoxin-like domain-containing protein — MSNVPGAAQPSAQPSAQPSAQPSAQPSAPARRVRVRAPRLTGRGWLNTGGRDLALEDLRGKVVLLDFWTFCCVNCLHVLDELRPLEEELADVLVVVGVHSPKFAHEADPEALAAAVERYDVHHAVLDDPDLGTWQAYAARAWPTLVVVDPKGYVVAQLSGEGHAHGLRTLVGELVAEHEATGTLHRGSGPYVPAPREDTTLRFPGKVLPLPARDGGAPTLLVSDTARHRLVELDADGQTVVRTVGDGRRGLRDGGPGDARFAEPQGVALLPADVAARVGYDVVVADTVNHALRGVRLADGHVTTVAGTGEQLRQRAGGGAALAQPLSTPWDVAWFDDQVVVAMAGLHQLWAFDPAPDPADGTVRVLAGTSAEGIRDGAAEQAWFAQTSGLAVSADGRRLWLADSETSALRHLERADSTDRAAPAPDRSVPAVSDTRLANAASAARPGYVVTTVVGSGLFDFGHVDGQGGADGPARLQHPLGVGVLADGSVAVADTYNGAVRRYEPATGEATTLATGLAEPSDVRLDPADPGLLLVVASASHEVVRVRLPERAARVDTGEQRTQRPQTLLAPGQVRLRVAFTPPTGQKLDDRWGDPTRLTVSATPPSLLVAGAGAAEGLGRDLVLAGGPGATGVLHVSVQAAACDGDPVTGEVPEHAACHLYQQDWGIPVVLDETGTNRCDLDLRGV; from the coding sequence GTGAGCAACGTCCCGGGCGCCGCCCAGCCGTCCGCCCAGCCGTCCGCCCAGCCGTCCGCCCAGCCGTCCGCCCAGCCGTCCGCGCCCGCCCGGCGGGTGCGCGTCCGTGCGCCCCGGCTCACGGGGCGCGGCTGGCTCAACACCGGAGGGCGCGACCTGGCGCTGGAGGACCTGCGCGGCAAGGTCGTGCTGCTGGACTTCTGGACCTTCTGCTGCGTCAACTGCCTCCACGTCCTCGACGAGCTGCGGCCGCTGGAGGAGGAGCTCGCCGACGTCCTCGTCGTCGTCGGCGTGCACTCACCGAAGTTCGCCCACGAGGCCGACCCGGAGGCGCTCGCCGCCGCCGTCGAGCGCTACGACGTGCACCACGCGGTCCTCGACGACCCCGACCTCGGTACCTGGCAGGCGTACGCGGCCCGGGCGTGGCCCACCCTCGTCGTCGTCGACCCGAAGGGGTACGTCGTCGCGCAGCTGTCCGGGGAGGGGCACGCCCACGGCCTGCGCACCCTGGTCGGCGAGCTCGTCGCCGAGCACGAGGCCACGGGCACGCTGCACCGCGGCAGCGGGCCGTACGTGCCCGCGCCGCGCGAGGACACCACCCTCCGCTTCCCGGGCAAGGTGCTGCCGCTGCCCGCCCGTGACGGCGGCGCGCCGACCCTCCTCGTGTCCGACACCGCCCGGCACCGTCTCGTCGAGCTCGACGCCGACGGGCAGACGGTCGTGCGCACCGTGGGCGACGGCCGCCGCGGCCTGCGCGACGGCGGACCCGGCGATGCCCGCTTCGCCGAGCCGCAGGGCGTCGCGCTGCTCCCGGCCGACGTCGCCGCCCGGGTCGGGTACGACGTCGTCGTCGCCGACACCGTCAACCACGCCCTGCGCGGCGTGCGGCTCGCCGACGGCCACGTGACGACCGTCGCCGGGACGGGCGAGCAGCTCCGGCAGCGTGCCGGCGGCGGCGCGGCGCTCGCGCAGCCGCTCAGCACCCCGTGGGACGTCGCGTGGTTCGACGACCAGGTCGTCGTCGCCATGGCGGGCCTGCACCAGCTCTGGGCGTTCGACCCGGCGCCCGACCCGGCGGACGGGACGGTCCGCGTGCTCGCGGGCACGTCGGCGGAGGGCATCCGCGACGGGGCCGCCGAGCAGGCGTGGTTCGCGCAGACGTCGGGGCTCGCCGTGTCCGCCGACGGGCGCCGGCTGTGGCTCGCCGACTCGGAGACCAGCGCCCTGCGCCACCTCGAGCGCGCCGACTCGACGGACCGGGCCGCCCCCGCCCCCGACCGGTCCGTCCCGGCCGTCAGCGACACGCGTCTGGCGAACGCGGCGAGCGCCGCACGGCCCGGCTACGTCGTGACCACGGTCGTCGGCAGCGGCCTCTTCGACTTCGGTCACGTCGACGGGCAGGGCGGCGCCGACGGGCCCGCACGGCTGCAGCACCCGCTTGGTGTCGGCGTGCTCGCCGACGGCAGCGTCGCCGTCGCCGACACCTACAACGGCGCCGTCCGCCGCTACGAGCCCGCCACCGGCGAGGCGACGACGCTCGCGACGGGCCTCGCCGAGCCCTCCGACGTGCGCCTCGACCCGGCCGACCCCGGCCTCCTGCTCGTCGTCGCGAGCGCCTCGCACGAGGTCGTCCGCGTCCGCCTGCCCGAGCGGGCGGCGCGGGTCGACACCGGCGAGCAGCGCACGCAGCGGCCGCAGACGCTCCTGGCCCCGGGGCAGGTGCGGCTGCGGGTCGCCTTCACGCCGCCCACCGGGCAGAAGCTCGACGACCGCTGGGGCGACCCCACCCGGCTGACGGTGTCCGCGACCCCACCCTCCCTGCTCGTCGCGGGCGCCGGCGCGGCGGAGGGCCTCGGACGCGACCTCGTGCTCGCCGGCGGGCCCGGTGCGACCGGCGTGCTGCACGTGAGCGTCCAGGCGGCCGCCTGCGACGGCGACCCCGTGACGGGCGAGGTGCCCGAGCACGCCGCGTGCCACCTGTACCAGCAGGACTGGGGGATCCCCGTCGTGCTCGACGAGACCGGGACGAACCGGTGCGACCTGGACCTGCGGGGGGTCTGA
- a CDS encoding RNA polymerase sigma factor, giving the protein MRPGEPVVTASGPAVDEAALRALVPQVIGLLGRRGVDFGAAEDAVQDALVEALRVWRTDPPRDPRAWLATVAWRRHLDAVRSESSRRRREETVEVEPAPGPVREADDTLALYLLCAHPSLTPASAVALTLRAVGGLTTRQVAEAYLVPEATMAQRISRAKRTVAGARFDRAGDVATVLRVLYLVFNEGYSGDVDLAMEAIRLTRQLAALVDHPEAHGLLALMLLHHARRDTRVVDGRLVPLAEQDRSRWDTALVAEGVAVLQAALARDRLGEFQAQAAVAALHADAPSTEETDWVQVVEWYDELLGLTDSPVVRLNRAVALGHADGARAGLAALAQVPDGVPRRTAAEAYLHERAGDLLDAARLYAEAARAATSAAERDHLLRQAARLNAVGP; this is encoded by the coding sequence GTGAGGCCGGGTGAGCCGGTCGTGACGGCCTCGGGCCCGGCGGTCGACGAGGCGGCGCTCCGCGCGCTCGTCCCGCAGGTGATCGGGCTCCTCGGCCGTCGCGGGGTCGACTTCGGGGCGGCCGAGGACGCCGTCCAGGACGCGCTCGTCGAGGCGCTGCGCGTGTGGCGCACCGACCCGCCGCGCGACCCGCGCGCGTGGCTCGCGACGGTCGCGTGGCGGCGGCACCTCGACGCGGTCCGCTCCGAGTCGTCCCGTCGTCGGCGGGAGGAGACGGTCGAGGTCGAGCCGGCTCCCGGTCCCGTGCGCGAGGCCGACGACACCCTCGCGCTGTACCTGCTGTGCGCGCACCCGTCGCTCACGCCGGCCTCGGCGGTCGCACTGACGCTGCGCGCGGTCGGCGGCCTCACGACCCGGCAGGTCGCCGAGGCGTACCTCGTGCCGGAGGCGACCATGGCGCAGCGCATCAGCCGCGCGAAGCGGACCGTCGCCGGCGCCCGCTTCGACCGGGCCGGCGACGTCGCGACCGTGCTGCGCGTGCTCTACCTCGTGTTCAACGAGGGGTACTCCGGCGACGTCGACCTCGCGATGGAGGCCATCCGGCTCACGCGGCAGCTGGCCGCGCTCGTCGACCACCCGGAGGCGCACGGGCTGCTTGCGCTCATGCTCCTGCACCACGCGCGCCGAGACACGCGGGTGGTCGACGGCCGGCTCGTGCCCCTCGCGGAGCAGGACCGCTCGAGGTGGGACACCGCGCTCGTCGCGGAGGGCGTCGCCGTGCTGCAGGCCGCGCTCGCCCGTGACCGGCTCGGGGAGTTCCAGGCGCAGGCGGCGGTCGCGGCGCTGCACGCCGACGCCCCCAGCACCGAGGAGACGGACTGGGTGCAGGTCGTCGAGTGGTACGACGAGCTCCTCGGCCTCACCGACAGCCCGGTCGTGCGGCTCAACCGCGCGGTGGCGCTCGGGCACGCCGACGGCGCGCGGGCGGGGCTGGCCGCGCTGGCGCAGGTGCCGGACGGCGTACCGCGACGGACCGCCGCCGAGGCCTACCTCCACGAGCGGGCCGGCGACCTGCTCGACGCGGCGCGGCTCTACGCCGAGGCGGCACGGGCCGCGACGAGCGCGGCCGAGCGCGACCACCTCCTGCGGCAGGCGGCCCGGCTCAACGCCGTCGGCCCCTGA
- a CDS encoding DUF6458 family protein — translation MSIGSGIVLILLGAVLAFAVEADQFGALNINVVGWILMAGGAVGLVIGLMLMTRRTGPRRTRRTEVVENNGNETVRRTDNVID, via the coding sequence ATGTCCATCGGTAGCGGCATCGTCCTCATCCTGCTCGGGGCGGTCCTGGCCTTCGCCGTCGAGGCCGACCAGTTCGGTGCCCTCAACATCAACGTCGTTGGCTGGATCCTCATGGCCGGTGGTGCCGTCGGCCTCGTCATCGGTCTCATGCTGATGACCCGGCGGACCGGACCCCGGCGCACCCGTCGTACCGAGGTCGTCGAGAACAACGGCAACGAGACGGTGCGGCGCACCGACAACGTCATCGACTGA
- a CDS encoding YciI family protein, with amino-acid sequence MAKYLFLKHYRGAPAGVNDVPMDRWTPEEIEAHVRYMDDFATRLQESGEYVDGQALAPEGMWVRYDGEGRPPVTDGPFAETKDLVAGWMVVDVDSEQRAVELAGELSAAPGAGGRPIHEWLEVRPFLTAPPTVTE; translated from the coding sequence ATGGCGAAGTACCTGTTCCTCAAGCACTACCGCGGCGCGCCGGCGGGGGTGAACGACGTCCCCATGGACCGGTGGACGCCGGAGGAGATCGAGGCCCACGTCCGGTACATGGACGACTTCGCGACCCGGCTGCAGGAGTCCGGCGAGTACGTCGACGGTCAGGCGCTCGCACCGGAGGGCATGTGGGTGCGCTACGACGGCGAGGGCCGCCCGCCCGTCACCGACGGGCCGTTCGCGGAGACCAAGGACCTCGTCGCCGGCTGGATGGTCGTCGACGTCGACAGCGAGCAGCGGGCCGTCGAGCTGGCCGGGGAGCTGTCGGCCGCGCCCGGCGCGGGTGGCCGACCGATCCACGAGTGGCTGGAGGTCCGGCCGTTCCTCACCGCGCCGCCGACCGTCACCGAGTGA